From the genome of Amycolatopsis sp. NBC_01488, one region includes:
- the pcaC gene encoding 4-carboxymuconolactone decarboxylase, which yields MTGDRHEQGMKVRREVLGDEHVDRAVAGTTDFSRPFQDYITEGAWGSVWSRDGLDRRTRSCVTLAALTALQAHNELAMHVRAAIRNGLTAAEIGEVLLHTAVYAGAPAANAAFAIAQRTLAELGEPTALPSDAG from the coding sequence GTGACCGGAGACCGGCACGAGCAGGGCATGAAGGTGCGGCGCGAGGTGCTCGGCGACGAGCACGTCGACCGCGCGGTCGCCGGAACCACGGACTTCAGCCGCCCCTTCCAGGACTACATCACCGAAGGCGCCTGGGGTTCGGTCTGGTCCCGCGACGGCCTCGACCGCCGGACGCGCAGCTGCGTCACGCTCGCGGCACTGACCGCGCTGCAGGCGCACAACGAGCTGGCGATGCACGTCCGGGCCGCGATCCGCAACGGCCTGACGGCAGCGGAGATCGGCGAAGTCCTGCTGCACACGGCGGTCTACGCGGGCGCACCGGCGGCGAACGCGGCGTTCGCCATCGCCCAGCGCACGCTCGCCGAGCTCGGCGAGCCGACCGCCCTGCCATCCGACGCCGGATAG
- the pcaD gene encoding 3-oxoadipate enol-lactonase, translating into MGAVQVHRVVEGPEDGPVVVFAGSLGSDLRMWEPQVVPLLERGFRVVRYDARGHGASPVPPGPYDLEDLGADFLALLDDLDVAKAHLVGLSLGGMTGMWLGVHAADRIASLVLCCTSAKLGPPEMWADRARTVRAEGTAAVAAAGVSRWLTPGYAERHPDRAAFLRSMIAGVPAEGYAACCGVIERMDLLDVLPKITAPTLVIAGAEDPATPPDGHADLIAAGIPGARLEVVPDAAHLGNYEQPGEFTRLILEHLEAK; encoded by the coding sequence GTGGGCGCCGTGCAGGTGCACCGGGTCGTCGAAGGGCCCGAAGACGGGCCGGTGGTGGTGTTCGCCGGATCGCTCGGCAGTGACCTCCGGATGTGGGAACCCCAGGTCGTGCCGCTGCTGGAGCGTGGCTTCCGGGTGGTCCGGTACGACGCGCGCGGGCACGGCGCTTCCCCCGTGCCGCCGGGGCCGTACGACCTCGAGGACCTGGGCGCCGACTTCCTCGCGCTGCTCGACGACCTCGACGTCGCGAAGGCGCACCTCGTGGGCCTGTCGCTCGGCGGCATGACGGGCATGTGGCTCGGCGTCCACGCCGCGGACCGGATCGCGAGCCTGGTGCTCTGCTGCACGTCGGCGAAGCTCGGCCCACCGGAGATGTGGGCCGACCGGGCCCGCACCGTCCGCGCCGAGGGCACCGCCGCGGTGGCCGCGGCCGGGGTGAGCCGCTGGCTGACCCCGGGGTACGCCGAGCGGCACCCGGACCGCGCGGCGTTCCTGCGGTCGATGATCGCCGGCGTCCCGGCCGAGGGCTACGCGGCCTGCTGCGGCGTGATCGAGCGGATGGACCTCCTCGACGTGCTGCCGAAGATCACCGCGCCCACGCTGGTCATCGCGGGCGCCGAGGACCCGGCCACCCCGCCGGACGGCCACGCCGACCTCATCGCGGCGGGCATCCCGGGCGCGCGGCTGGAGGTCGTGCCGGACGCCGCGCACCTGGGCAACTACGAACAGCCCGGGGAATTCACCAGGCTGATCCTCGAGCACCTGGAGGCGAAGTGA
- the pcaG gene encoding protocatechuate 3,4-dioxygenase subunit alpha, producing MTKLLPTPSQTVGPYLSIGLPWPDGPHVVPEGTPGAFWIRGIVRDGNGDPVPDAMIETWQADPDGGFRHPDDPRGEASGDFRGFGRCPTTPDGTYGILTLLPGVLPGPGGTTQARHIDVSVFARGLLNRCVTRIYFEDQDNSEDPVLATVPQERRGTLIAKKTDDGYRFDVRLQGAGETVFFRV from the coding sequence ATGACCAAGCTGCTTCCCACCCCTTCGCAGACCGTCGGCCCGTACCTGTCGATCGGGCTGCCCTGGCCCGACGGCCCGCACGTCGTGCCCGAAGGCACGCCCGGCGCGTTCTGGATCCGGGGCATCGTCCGCGACGGCAACGGCGACCCGGTCCCGGACGCCATGATCGAGACCTGGCAGGCCGACCCGGACGGCGGGTTCCGCCACCCCGACGACCCGCGGGGTGAGGCGTCCGGCGACTTCCGCGGCTTCGGCCGCTGCCCGACCACCCCGGACGGCACGTACGGGATCCTCACCCTGCTCCCGGGCGTGCTGCCCGGTCCGGGTGGCACCACGCAGGCCCGCCACATCGACGTGTCGGTGTTCGCGCGCGGCCTGCTCAACCGGTGCGTCACGCGGATCTACTTCGAGGACCAGGACAACTCCGAAGACCCGGTGCTGGCGACGGTCCCGCAGGAGCGGCGCGGCACGTTGATCGCGAAGAAGACCGACGACGGCTACCGCTTCGACGTGCGCCTCCAAGGCGCCGGTGAGACGGTCTTCTTCCGGGTGTGA
- the pcaH gene encoding protocatechuate 3,4-dioxygenase subunit beta has protein sequence MATPTEFKLPRYGEDPEGTHPPLGYPGYRSTALRHSQQDLVLLPQMLTEVTGPLLGPGRLGELDNDLTRQHAGEPQGQRIIVTGRLLDGDGRPVRDSLIEIWQANAGGRYRHTGDRWPSPLDPNFDGVGRTLTDSDGRYTFTTIKPGAYPWKNHDNAWRPAHIHFSVFGSAFTQRLVTQMYFPDDPLFSQDPIFNSIPDEKARQRMVSRYDHEITQSEWALGFQFDIVLRGRDASVFEEEEDDDE, from the coding sequence GTGGCTACTCCGACCGAATTCAAGCTGCCCCGCTACGGCGAAGACCCCGAGGGCACCCACCCCCCGCTCGGCTACCCCGGCTACCGCTCCACGGCGCTGCGCCACTCCCAGCAGGACCTGGTGCTGCTCCCGCAGATGCTCACCGAGGTCACCGGCCCGCTGCTCGGGCCCGGCCGTCTCGGCGAGCTGGACAACGACCTCACCCGCCAGCACGCGGGCGAGCCGCAGGGGCAGCGGATCATCGTCACCGGCCGCCTGCTGGACGGCGACGGCCGTCCGGTGCGCGACTCGCTCATCGAGATCTGGCAGGCGAACGCGGGCGGCCGCTACCGCCACACCGGCGACCGCTGGCCGTCGCCGCTCGACCCGAACTTCGATGGAGTCGGCCGCACGCTGACCGACAGCGACGGCCGCTACACCTTCACCACCATCAAGCCGGGCGCGTACCCGTGGAAGAACCACGACAACGCCTGGCGCCCCGCGCACATCCACTTCTCGGTGTTCGGCTCGGCCTTCACCCAGCGGCTGGTCACCCAGATGTACTTCCCGGACGACCCGCTCTTCTCCCAGGACCCGATCTTCAACTCCATTCCGGACGAGAAGGCCCGGCAGCGCATGGTTTCGCGCTACGACCACGAAATCACGCAGTCCGAATGGGCGCTCGGGTTCCAGTTCGACATCGTGCTGCGCGGGCGCGACGCGTCGGTGTTCGAAGAGGAAGAGGACGACGACGAATGA